The Elaeis guineensis isolate ETL-2024a chromosome 11, EG11, whole genome shotgun sequence genomic interval ggagaagttcggggagaccaagcgctggccaggcactgctacaatattgctctgcaaagaagcgatcaagcggacctctgtccagtcgacgggttggatgcgcgcgacgacctcactgaagagaggggcggcccgatcgaggatcTAATACCaaatcctttgaatgatgggaatgcggagcatgtggtgttaattggctccaacctggaggaggaggtgcggacgcatctcgtggactttctccgaaggaatgcggacgttttcacaTGGGTCCCGATGGATATGCCGGAGATTGagacggaagtcatggaacatcatctggcggtcgaccctaaacatcggccaacaaaagaaaaaatccggagtcatgccccgaagaggcagaaagcgatagccgaggaagtggataaacttctcaaggccggattcatcaaggaggtcaattatccagagtggatctccaatgttatcttggtcaagaaagcaaacggcaagtggaggatgtgtatcgacttcaaaaagctgaataaagcttgcccaaaggacagctacccccttcccaggatcgaccaactggtggacgctacctcgggccatgagcttctcactttcatggatgcattctccggctataaccagattaggatggcatcggaagatgaagaaaagactgcttttatcactaatcgcggcctttactgctacagggttatgccgttcggcctcaagaacgcgggcgcaacctatcaacgactggtgaacaaaatcttcaaggagcagatcggccaaaatatggaagtttatgtggacgatatgctcgtgaaaagcaggtcttccgggaatcatgtcgccgacctcgaagaaacctttggggctcttcgaaagtatagaatgaagctgaacccgaccaaatgcgcctttggggtaacctcgggaaagttcctgggcttcatggtatcaggacgcgggatcgaggccaatccggagaaaatccgcgccatccaaaatatgattgccccaagatcgatcaaagaggttcagtgcctcacaggaagagttgcggctctcaatcgttttgtcgcaaggtcggccgagcgatgtctgcccttctttcaaactctcaagtagccgaaaaacttctgttggacccctgaatgccagcaggcattcgaagagttgaaaagctatcttggctcacccccactgctggcaaagcccgagcccaaggaggaattatttttgtacctggcagtctctcccacagcccttgcagtcgtccttgttaaggagaaaatgaaagtccagcgatcggtctactacattagtcgcgtgttgagggacgccgagaccaggtatactaaattagaaaaactgacctacgccttgttgattgcagctcggagactccgaccttactttcaagggcacacggtgacgttactcaccgaccaaccgatcaaggcggttttacaccgagctgatatcttcggaagaatggcgaaatgggccatcgagctcacagaattcgacatcaactacaagcctaaaccggcgataaaagcccaagtgttggcggatttcatagtagaatgcaccatccccgaggaggccgaacctgagcaaaacaaaattgacgacctgaggactcaatcgaactcccccgacgaagaagccagttcgtccgataacttttggaccctccatgtggacggatcgtccaacatggcaggcgcgggtgcaggtctgatcctgaccagcccggagggagtcgttgtgGAGTATGCTCTgtgtttcgaattccccgcaacgaacaatggagcggagtatgaagctctgatcgcaggattgaggatcgctaaggagcttggaataggtcaactccgggtgcacagcgattcccagctTGTTGTGGGGCAGGTCaacgggagctttgaagcacgggaggacagtatggccaaatatctcgaaaaggtgaaggagttcatccctgcctttggcaatttcgacatcaggcaaattccaaggtcggagaacatcagagccgatcttctctccaaactggcgacatcggttccgaccgaattgccaaagggtgtcctctttgaagttttaaaacaatcgagtacggaagaaccgcaactcgtaatggagatcgaccacgagcccagctgggtcgacccgctaataacctatcttagagatgggattctcccccaggatgcgaaagaagcccggaaactccgaaatcaagcctcccgatacatcctttatgaggacaaattgtacaaaagatcgtactccttgcctctcttgagatgcctccgaccctcagaagctgactacgctttatcggaagtgcacgagggagcttgcggaagccatttaggtgccaggtctctatcccacaagctactccgccaagggtattactggccaacaatgcaccatgattcaattggatatgtcaaaaagtgtgatcgatgccagaggtacgccaacgtccagagacaacctgctaccgagcttacacccttgagcgccccatggccttttgcgcaatggggaatggatattcttggcccctttcccatggcgtctggtcaaagaaattcctccttgtagcgatcgactacttcaccaaatggatcgaagccgagccactagccaaaatcactgaagcgaaagtgcaggatttcgtctgaaatcgattgtgtgcaggttcggtttgcctagaaccctcatcactgataatgggcggcaattccgggagccagatttgctgaattctgtgaagacctaaacatctcccacaaattcacatcagtggcccatccccaggcgaacggcgaagccgaggtaacaaatagAACCCTTttacaggggattaagaccaggctcgaaagagcaaaagggacttgggcggacgaactttatcatgtactatgggcttatcagaccacccagaggttgcctacaggagagactccctttgctctagcctttggtacggaagccgtcatcccgatcgagcttaaactcccgtcggcacgagtcgtggcattcgacgaaccccaaaacgcgcaaagttcagagccaacctcgacctactggaagaaaggcggaagattgctcaggttcgaatggcagcctacagacagaaagttgcccgatattacaacgcccgagtgaagaacaaggcattcaaagcaggggatctagtgctccgacgagctgcggtctcacaacctcaggaccaggggaagcttgccccaaactgggagggaccttatgaggtcaaggaagtagtccgacctgaaacttattatctcagggaactcgggggagctgacctcccgcgacgtggagctcaaaaaacttgcggatgtactaccagtgatttcgtcctaatcaaaaaatgcgtgcccatttgtcttgggacaattcaagcgggcggtatcaaaaacgagagggcaaccttataaaagtcgaaggcccggttcttttagaccggatggggagagaggccttgcaacgcccgtatgtgcccccacagccctgttagggacaggaggagaacctcgccctaacttgagcaaaatcgaaggtccggttcttttagaccggatggggggagaggccttgcaacgcccgtatgtgcccccacagccctattagggacaggaggagaacctcgccctaacttgagcaaagtcaaaggcccggttcttttagaccggatggggggagaggccttgcaacgcccatatgtgcccccacagccctgttagggacaggaggagaacctcgccctaacttgagcaaagtcgaaggcccggttcttttagaccggatggggggagaggccttgcaacgcccatatgtgcccccacagccctgttagggacaggaggagaacctcgccctaacttgagcaaagtcgaaggcccggttcttttagaccggatggggggagaggccttgcaacgcccatatgtgcccccacagccctgttagggacaggaggagaacctcgccctaacttgagcaaagtcgaaggcccggttcttttagaccggatggggggagaggccttgcaacgcccatatgtgcccccgcagccctgtcaggaacaggaggagaatctcgtcctgacatgagcaaagtggaagacccggactcctacgggaaccggatccctacgccaagaagacttcacccggactcctacgggagccgggttccgccacaaagaaaacttcgcccggactcctacgggagccgggttccgccgcaaaaaagatttcgcccggactcctacggaaaccgggtccctacgccaagaagacttcacccggactcctacgggagccgggttccgccacaaagaaaatttcgcccggactcctacgggagccgggttccgccgcaaaaaagatttcgcccggactcctacgggaaccgggtccctacgccaagaagacttcatccggactcctacgggagccgggttccgccacaaagaagacttcacccggactcctgcgggagccgggttccgccacaaagaagacttcacccggactcctacaggagccgggtttcgccgctaagaaggcttcgcccggactccaacagaagccgggccccgccatcgacagcaacaaaggcttcgcccggactcctacgggagccgggctccaccgccaacgacagctacaggacaactccgcccggacttctatggaagccggactttacttatgactttgattgcagaaaaactttgccctggctcttacgagaatcgagctactccaactcccggagggcttctccgttcggactatcaagggagccgaccttagccccgacttcagcggagaagaatccgggcgaacctgacaagtgggtatccccgaacggcacaaaagccgaaaaggagctcggcaaatgacgaccccacgtgaactgaaaaagtcgccgacgaccttggaacaacgtaacacagacaaagagaaggaaaggaaaacaaagaagtccggcagacaactatttaacacaagatgcaagcaagatactgaaatcactttttcatttaacagaagtacacattacaggacccggtgggtcagaaaaaagaagatacacatcatcgcaagtatcgcgggtatgttcgggcaggacgaaccgggaaccgctccgagctacgaactccgtctctatccttctcaatcgcattctccagtgcatgtaacagctctcgcccatctcgcctcattctgttcccgaggtcccaaccttggcaggaaaggggtggggtagatccccgaaggcggagggggcaacgacggccgccacccgagacgctccggcaaggtcggcatgcgttacttccaccgcccccgcgacaagttctactgccccaccgtcaacgccgaccgcctctggtctctcggccccgacggcgtcaaggatcccgtcatggcttatgacgtctattctgccctcttgaccggtatcaccccgccttgctgccccgagattcgcgggcagaatagcttccccgacagcccccgttattaaacccctgttgttgaaggaattcttccttgggctccctctagagcgaaggagattctcaccggccgccattctccttctctccttcctccaaaccctaagaattccctcgaggacagcctcccgagtagataacatggtataagggagggaaacagggactggggcgagagaagcagggctctcaggtgaaagaacaacgccagaatgaagctacgaaggggccaagaggtttaaatagccgatggatcttggcgcagttatggcggagggtattcctgggccaactgatgtgtgccgcgtggcgcgcttatccccttcaccgccatcgagggttgaccgctcaccattcccgcaaagcgacgcttgggatcgcgtttcagcgggggttccgaaaagacttttcaagtcaccttcaccgaaaaacggactctgacgtgcgtgcattaaataggggcggcagtgcgcagggttCGAAGGGACAattccggctgcgcacatctctctctgtatacttccttcgcttgaaattcaaactcggaagtagggggactggtgttgggtataaattacccgcagccgaaatcgatagcagaacggctccgcccggactcctacgggagccgggctcctccttcaacagcagaacggctccgcccggactcctacgggagccgggctcctccttcaacagcagaacggctccgcccggactcttacgggagccgggctcctccttcaacagcagaacggctccgcccggactcctacgggagccgggctcctccttcaacagcagaacggctccgctcggactcctacgggagccgggctcctccttcaacagcagaacggctccgcccggactcctacgggagccgggctcctccttcagcagcagaacggctccgcccggactcctacgggagccgggctcctccatcgacagcagggtggctccgcccggatccctttgggagccaagctccgtcctcagtctccgacttcagtatcagctgctggagccggactccacccacgacctcgaccgaaagggggactcctcccggactcctacaaaggccaactccgaccactgccgagccttgatcaacagatctgtgtcccttggtagataacaataactgccatgatcctgttccacttcctgtagcggattccacgcgactccacctccccctgcgacaggtgctgcacgatcccactactcactgacaggctgtgtcaacagctatgatgctgctccgctccctgcggcaggtgctgcacgatcccactactcgctgataattagcagtaacggacgccgctccactacctgcaacaggccctatgtgacGGGctgtgatgatggccacgtgtttgctccattatctttcgcaatcaattcccctgaccatgggcggcccactaccaggcggttacaaacgtcgccatcagtccgttgcctcccccgcctataaaagggggactcagatatgttattctttaagctcttttgccttatctcaaaactctgctaaactctccgttcgagcactccattcttgttgaggcagagaactgacttgagcgtcggagggtcttgccggagcaaccccacctccggtttagacttccttgcaggtcccggcggcgaccgcggctttctcaactccagcttctccggcgcaggcggatttttgcaccaacagtatggATAGATCCGTACATGATGactcattcaattttttttgtaaaaaaaattaatcaaaaatttaaaatatgaacATAAACTAACAAATTTCTTACAAACAAATCCCAATTCATAGATTCCGAATAGCTATTTTTGTATAATTGCAAGAGAAAAATactttttgattcaaaatttaaatatcttttgtAATAGATATATATAGAGAGGATGATAGAATTTCTAAAGaaagagatgaagaagaagaaaagaaataacATTAAATCTTTCTTATAATCTACTAAATTAATTAGATCtggaagaaataatttttttcagtcaaaaataattatataaataatttttattttttatgggatATCAACTTTCTTATCtattcaaatttatttatttctcCTTCTGTATTATGAGAAATTCTTTGCGCACCGCAGACGGTGCAAAATATCCGATGTAGAGCACACTATTTTACGTGATTGATCGATGTAGCCGTCATTTTCCAACGTACATTAAATACCTGCAGttttactttttcgtttaaaaattttgtatgacaaaaatatcctactctttgaaaaaaattatgacattttgtaGCATATTATGACTTTTTACATATAAGGTGTTATAATATAGTccagaaaattatgacatcctgtagcatattatgacattctacgttaaattatgactttctgcatgcagaatattataatatgatccaggatatcataatatagaaaggatatttttgtccaactatttttcaatgcgcatttaatgtctactattttttttttcgtttgaaaattttgaatgacaaaaatatctatattttttgaaaaatgttatgatatcttatgatatattatgatatcctgcatcaaaattatgacttctgaacgtaaaatatcataatataaatataagatgttataattttttttaaaaaataaaaatatttttattatttaaaatttttaaataaaaaaatttaaatatttaatgtaTGCCATAAAGTGATAATTATGCCGATCAACTACATAAAATGATGTGCTCCACCACGCACAATGTACAAAGAAGTTTGCCTGTATTGTTGGACCAAGCGAGTCAACTCATCAGAGAGGCGGAAGTATATCCCGCGACAGTATATCCGGCGACATATACAGACACTTCCACAGAACTcgtaattcaaaatttgattgctgTTACTCCTGGACAGTATATCCCGCGACATATACAGACACTTCCACAtttctaaattaatttaattaacggAGATCGTTAATTATTGGCATGATACTAAATCTAGCACCAGCTCCCCTACCAAGGACCCTAACATGGCGTCCGCCAAGTCCGCTGCCAACTCCTCCTCTTCCTCATCGAAGCATCGCCACCTTCCGTTCCTCTCCATCTCCTTAACCTCCGCCACGATAGGGAACTCCTCCACCTCCCTGCTGCCTTCACCGTTGATCCACTCCCTCGCGGCCTCCAATAACTCAGCCGGCTCGCGTACACTTGATGTCCCTCTGGTGTGCAAAAGACGGCTATGATCAACGCTATCAGAGAAGGAGAGCCGTTCGATGAAGAAGTCCAGCAGTAGCTTCTCGACGCACCCGAGTGGGCCCCCGTGAGCCCTGCCTTCGAGGTCCCCGAGTAGGTCCCACGCCCTCGCCTCCACGGTGGCTCTACGAGCCTCTTCCTCTACGTCCGATTCCACATGGCCTGTCCATTCGGGCTGGTCCTCCAACGACGAGAAGCGATCTTCGAGGTCAACAGCTTCCAGCTCAGCGAGGCTGTCGAACCGTCTGATCTTCTGCAGCAGTTGCAGCTTTGTTCCTGTACCAGATCggagataaatattattttagcatTATTACTCCCCAGGACCGTAAAAGGTTAAATTAAATGAGGAAATTTTTTGAATGACGACAAAGCTGGTGGGGACTTTTACTAAGCACAAGTCTGTAGTTTCGGCTTTGTTTTTTACCGGACGTCCCCAGTTGAAGAGGAGCAACGTGTAAAGCAAAGTCCTGTTATCGACTTATTTATTTGTAGAATAAATGCATCGGTTTCATTGGAATATTGAATGGAAGGGGCCACGGTTTTGTTTTGTCCAGCGAGACAAATGGGAGAAGCCTCAACTCAGCACAAAAGAAGTGGAGAAGAGAGCCTGATCTTGGGGTGGAGGGCAATGACTTCTTGGGAAAGGGAGAGCCCAGTTGAGCTTAGAGCCAATATATTTTACGTGTCGACCAGGAGGAAAACCGTGGATACATAATAGTAAAACCGAGAGAGCGCACTCACTCTCAACTTTGGCGAGGTTTGGCTGGAAGGAGGGCGACGGGGACGATTCCGCTTCTTCGTCCTCATATGGGAAGTCCATCACGGACACTGGGCTTAGTTGCTCCTTCTCCTCCGGCTGGCACCCTGGGCACTCCATCGTCTTGCCCTGtcccaaaaaaattaatttattaatcattgaaataaaagcttcgAAACATTTTGAAAGTTTTAGAAAAATCTTTATTCGTTTATATAtttgtttttcaattttttcaatcTTATTGGACTATTCTGTCCCCACATTAAAGAGGGTGtacaatgcttttttttttttttttgtggggttggggggccggggggggggggggttgttgTAGAAAGAGGGTGTACAGTTGTTGATAATGAATGTATACATATAATACAAGTTGATGCGCATAAAACTTTAAGTAATATAGTTGTTTAATATTTTTTGCAACATTATTTTTACAATACACTCAAAGATCGCTTTAgttttaacttaattttatacaGATGCGAAAATGGCCATGTTAGCGTGCTGTCTGCATCAAAATATTTGCACCACTTCACGTCAAAACTGTAGGGACCAAAACAAGAGTAGCACGCGTGGCGGAGGTTCCGGCTTTTCGAAAGGAAACTTTGGACAACGAATCCACATGCAAAGTATAACAAAAGAATAGGTCTGCAAGGTGATGTAACAGGCTACCGGCTTAAGAAGCCCTTGGCGGTGGGCACGACCGCATAATAGTCGGAGGTGTGCACCTTAAACTAATCCCCCGTGACTCCTGCCCGGTCCTCACCCACCGACCGGCTCTGTGGAACGCAAATAATCATCGTTTTTCCACTAGCCGACAAAATATACTACCAACAAAAGACTGCAAATTTGTATCACCGACTTTCACTTTTCTATGCCATACAAGCCCACATCACTGCATGCATGTCTCCCACCTTACCATCTTGTGCGGTTGCGCCTAGCTTTCTCGAGGTAATTAACATTAATTGGGGTGTACTACTAATTAATCAAACTACTGTCCCAGTAGTCTAGTACATTTTAAACACTCTTGATCATTGATTGATCAATTAATTATAAAGTGGTCTCACACTTAAATTGCCTTCATAAATTGCTTAGGATTTTCTCTTGATAGAAGTGGAGGGTGGGGTTGGAAATTGTGAAGGTTTAGTTTGCCAATGGTTAGTGATGAACTGTAAAGAGTAATGGAGGAGCAGGGTCCGGAGGACCATGGGCCCGTTCTCTTTATCGCCGTTTCCAGGAACCGCTATTGACGACGGTTGGTGTCCATAGGAGCAGGGTCCGGAGGACCGCGGGACCGTTCTCTTTAACGCCGTTTGCAGGGACCGCTATTGCCGATGGTTGGTGTCCTTCTCTCGCCAACCTATCGGGGCGCGAAACGCCAAGGAGCAGCATGGAACGCCGTTCGAGGCGGAAAAGCTGAGGTTGGGGCTCACCACTGGACCACCGCACCGACGGTGGAGAGAGCCCGGACGGCTTATCGTCAGGAAGGAATGGAACAGTAATGACACAAAAAGTACACTGTTTGGTCCCCTGGATCCAGCAAAGGGGCGGGGGCCCGACCCTTTTGAATGGAGACGGTCACAAAGGGGTGGTTAAATTTCCCAACCGTCCATCGGATGGACCCGGTTTCCCTTGTGGTCCAAACAGGACCAACcgtgaattaaaaattaagaaaaaaatgcaCCTAACCATGGAGCCAAAAATAATTGAAGCATTAAGTTGACCTCACCTTGGGCTCTCGGTGGCCGGTACCTGCGTCCACGGGAACGGAATCCCCAGCAACAGCCTTACTACCCTTTGGGCTCCGTTTCAGGCTCGGGTTCCGCCGCGGCGGTGACCCCTTTACGCCATCCCCGCGGTCGTCGTCAGCGGCGTCCAGTTCGCCGAGGCACTCCGAGCTACCGATGGACGAGCGCAAGAAGTCCGATCCGGACGAGTAGGTCTCGGACCAACTGCTACAGCTGCTGACAACTGGAGAGGGGAAATCGAACGATttcccctcctctccttcctcctcgaACGACCTCAGCTGTACAATGTCTATGACCCTCACTCTAGCCTCGTGTTCCTCCTCCTTGCCTCTCTTTTTCCAGAAGCTTCCTCTAAGCCGCTTCGAGAAGCTTCTGGCGAGGAATCCCTCGTGGCTGGACCGGCACCCGGCGGACAAGCCGCCGAAGGGGAGGAGCCTGACGGCGTGGATAACGGCGGAGAGCTTCGCGAGGGCGCCATTTGAGCGCGCTCTCACCAGCCTCCCGCCATCGGTGCCGCGGAGCTCCGCTTCGAGGAGGCAACGCATGGTGGCCGCGTCGCCCCGACGCGGCGCGCACCCGAACCTGGAGCAGGACTCCAAATTCGAATCCAGCTCAAGGTACTCCTTGAGCATTAGTGGCTTTTGCCCCACCATCACCTCTTGTTAAAGAAACAAAACCTCTAAGAGTGAATACTAGGAGAAGAGCAACTGGAACTCAAAGATCTGGAAGCGTGAGAAATGAGGGAAGAGCAGAGCGGGAAGTGGGTAGATGGACAAGCAAGAGTGGTATTTAAGGGAGAAGAAGCGGTAAGGACGAAGGGGAGAGGTAGCTTCGGAGGCGGAGATCTCCAGACAAAGAACATGCGAGCCAGAGGCAGCAAAAAAATAGTAGGGAGGAATCCATGCTAGCACGAAGTctcagagaggaggaggaggagaagaagagagaagataataataataagagaagaccgCAAGCGGGTGGATGCTTCTTGCTCTTACTCCCCGGGTGGCGTTTTAATGCCAAGGAGGCAGCTgtttgtaatttttatttttctatatttgtTAGTTGGGAAAATATGAGAGGCAGCCACGTGGACATCTGGCCATTTGGACTGATGGAGACGGGCATGTCAGGAAGGGGACGTCTTTGTCTTTGACCCGCCGCGGTCGAGAAGTTATTTCCGGAAATTTTTATTTAGCTGTGGACCAGAAAGAAAAGTGAGGTGAAAAAACAAGGAAAAGTAAAGCATGCGTCGAGGGGCGAAATAATTGAGCGGATTCGAAAATTTGAACGTGTCATGTAGCGGGACACGTGGCCGATGGTGGTAGGGGAGGAGCACGTGCGGGTTGGGAGGAGGGCGGGGGGGGAGTTGGGTACGTGGGGGCAGCGGGGACTGGGAGTCCGTGAACGGGATCCGATGCTAGCATTCATGGACGGAGAGCGACGTGGAGTCCGTGCGCGCGTGTTGGCTTCCGTCTTCCGCTCGCGGACGGAACGGCGTGTCGCCGCTACAGTGTAGCTTCCTTCCGTGGAGGATTTGCTGGACCGCTGGATCTAGGTTCGAGTGAGGCCAATGAACCAGATTTACAGAGATTTTCTTACTAATTCAGTTAAGAAATCCATTCATGTCGGAGTGTGTGTTGTCCCGAGTGGTTTTGACCGATCTCTAGATGTTATAGTCTCTGAGGTTTAGGGACGTTGGAGGATGGGGAGCAACA includes:
- the LOC105054151 gene encoding uncharacterized protein, whose protein sequence is MVGQKPLMLKEYLELDSNLESCSRFGCAPRRGDAATMRCLLEAELRGTDGGRLVRARSNGALAKLSAVIHAVRLLPFGGLSAGCRSSHEGFLARSFSKRLRGSFWKKRGKEEEHEARVRVIDIVQLRSFEEEGEEGKSFDFPSPVVSSCSSWSETYSSGSDFLRSSIGSSECLGELDAADDDRGDGVKGSPPRRNPSLKRSPKGSKAVAGDSVPVDAGTGHREPKGKTMECPGCQPEEKEQLSPVSVMDFPYEDEEAESSPSPSFQPNLAKVERTKLQLLQKIRRFDSLAELEAVDLEDRFSSLEDQPEWTGHVESDVEEEARRATVEARAWDLLGDLEGRAHGGPLGCVEKLLLDFFIERLSFSDSVDHSRLLHTRGTSSVREPAELLEAAREWINGEGSREVEEFPIVAEVKEMERNGRWRCFDEEEEELAADLADAMLGSLVGELVLDLVSCQ